One window of Posidoniimonas polymericola genomic DNA carries:
- a CDS encoding CHRD domain-containing protein encodes MKKFLTLTLLLTAAPALAHTSLYEMSFSGPSSSGTGTGLVTVDPHAWTMRVEADFSGLTGNVTAAHIHCCTLEPFAGNAGVASPTPTFPGFPSGVTAGSYDMIFDMTDAGSYNAAFITANGGTTSSAFAALMSGFDGGNAYLNIHTTAIGSGEIRAYLTSVPEPTAAGVGLLALSLLGVRRGRRD; translated from the coding sequence ATGAAAAAGTTTTTGACGCTGACGCTACTGCTGACCGCCGCCCCGGCGCTGGCCCACACCAGCCTGTACGAAATGTCGTTCTCCGGGCCTAGCTCGTCGGGCACGGGCACGGGTCTGGTGACCGTCGACCCGCACGCGTGGACGATGCGTGTCGAGGCCGACTTCAGCGGCCTGACGGGCAACGTCACCGCGGCCCACATCCACTGCTGCACGCTCGAGCCGTTCGCGGGCAACGCGGGCGTCGCCAGCCCGACGCCGACCTTCCCCGGGTTCCCCAGCGGGGTGACCGCGGGCAGCTACGACATGATCTTCGATATGACCGACGCGGGGAGCTACAACGCGGCGTTCATCACGGCCAACGGCGGCACAACCTCGTCCGCGTTCGCCGCGCTCATGAGCGGATTCGACGGCGGCAACGCCTATCTCAACATCCACACCACAGCAATCGGCAGCGGCGAGATCCGCGCCTACCTGACAAGCGTCCCCGAGCCGACCGCCGCGGGCGTCGGACTGCTGGCGCTGAGCCTGCTGGGCGTGCGTCGGGGGCGACGCGATTGA
- a CDS encoding PQQ-dependent sugar dehydrogenase, with protein MRAILIGCVLFITATASAAFPRVRLDPVSQGEIISPVAITNAGDGSNRLFVNDQRGKIHVIDAGTLLPTPLLDLDSKLVTERPGFDERGLLGLAFHPNFGRASAAGGDKFYVYYSAPRPGGDPDDPVNPINHQSVVAEYSVDSIGASTASLTSERVLMTFDEPQFNHNAGYLGFGPDGMLYITTGDGGGGGDNEAGHTGGGPGTLNDAVTGNFGNAQDRSKLLGKVLRIDVAGTNGPGGQYGIPADNPFVGEAGVREEIYAYGLRNPWRATFDGDRLFVADVGQGNVEEINLIESGGNYGWRIKEGTFDFDNTVSPNPAAPLIDPVAEYTRAGRNNGLQEIGISVTGGVVYRGSEFPELVGKYLFGDFSTGFAPANGTLLGLEETSPGQFDLDVLDVVGGNPIGEYVLAFGLDENGEAYVATKTTLAPSGLDPVSGLPTGAIYRLVAVPSPSATPLLATLILFLMPRKIWP; from the coding sequence GTGCGCGCCATCCTCATCGGCTGTGTCCTCTTCATAACGGCGACCGCGTCTGCCGCGTTCCCTCGGGTCCGGCTGGACCCCGTCAGCCAGGGCGAGATCATCTCTCCGGTAGCGATCACCAACGCGGGCGACGGCTCGAACCGCCTGTTCGTCAACGACCAACGCGGCAAGATCCACGTGATCGACGCGGGGACCCTGCTCCCGACGCCGCTGTTGGACCTCGATTCAAAGCTGGTTACCGAGCGGCCCGGGTTCGACGAGCGGGGCCTCTTGGGTCTGGCGTTCCACCCCAACTTCGGCCGAGCAAGCGCCGCGGGCGGTGACAAGTTCTACGTCTACTACTCGGCGCCCCGCCCGGGTGGCGACCCCGACGACCCAGTCAACCCGATCAATCACCAGAGCGTCGTGGCGGAGTACTCAGTCGACTCGATCGGCGCGAGCACGGCCAGCCTCACTTCTGAACGCGTGCTGATGACGTTCGACGAGCCGCAGTTCAACCACAACGCCGGCTACCTCGGCTTCGGCCCGGACGGCATGCTCTACATTACTACCGGCGACGGCGGCGGCGGCGGCGACAACGAGGCCGGCCACACCGGCGGCGGGCCCGGCACGCTGAACGACGCCGTCACCGGTAACTTTGGCAACGCCCAGGACCGCTCGAAGCTGCTCGGCAAGGTGCTGCGGATCGACGTCGCCGGCACGAACGGGCCGGGCGGTCAATACGGCATCCCCGCTGACAACCCGTTTGTCGGCGAGGCCGGCGTCCGCGAGGAAATCTACGCCTACGGCCTCCGCAACCCGTGGCGGGCGACCTTCGACGGCGACCGCCTGTTTGTCGCCGACGTCGGCCAGGGCAACGTTGAAGAGATCAACCTCATCGAGTCGGGCGGCAACTACGGCTGGCGGATCAAGGAGGGGACCTTTGACTTCGACAACACGGTCTCGCCGAACCCGGCCGCCCCGCTGATCGACCCGGTCGCCGAGTACACCCGCGCCGGCCGCAACAACGGCCTGCAAGAGATCGGCATCTCGGTGACCGGCGGCGTGGTCTACCGCGGCTCGGAATTCCCCGAGCTGGTTGGCAAGTACCTGTTCGGCGACTTCAGCACGGGCTTCGCCCCCGCCAACGGCACGCTGCTCGGCCTGGAAGAGACCAGCCCGGGCCAGTTCGACCTCGACGTGCTCGACGTTGTTGGTGGCAACCCAATCGGCGAGTACGTGCTCGCCTTCGGCCTCGACGAGAACGGCGAAGCGTACGTCGCCACCAAGACGACCCTGGCCCCCAGCGGGCTGGACCCGGTCAGCGGCCTGCCGACCGGCGCCATCTACCGGTTGGTCGCGGTCCCCTCGCCCTCCGCTACGCCGCTGCTCGCGACGCTGATTCTGTTCCTCATGCCCCGGAAGATTTGGCCGTGA
- a CDS encoding dockerin type I repeat-containing protein codes for MIDRPDAATRRSAIAALVTLLPIACGVAGAASLHSDDFAPAGTSGWTGGSFGGQITTRQSTDGPAGAGDPFLQLQTTAANLATHNSTAAWTGDFSALDAARVTVDLRSEPGSQPLAMRLVLFGPGSTSFRWTSATPADVPADGVWRSYEFSLAQEALSLVQGVTTYEALMPNVFRVMLRHDPGGASAGGQAVTATLGIDNLRLASAPIAGDYNADGAVDALDYAAWTAAYGTTTPSPADGNGDGSVDAADYTLWRDASGAAVATHGAPEPAALALLACSCPAICRRR; via the coding sequence GTGATCGACCGCCCAGACGCCGCTACCCGCCGAAGCGCGATCGCCGCGCTCGTCACGCTGCTGCCCATCGCATGCGGTGTGGCGGGCGCTGCATCGTTGCACTCCGACGACTTCGCGCCCGCGGGGACTTCTGGGTGGACCGGAGGAAGCTTCGGCGGGCAGATCACCACGCGGCAGTCAACCGACGGCCCCGCTGGCGCGGGCGACCCGTTCCTGCAGCTCCAGACCACCGCCGCAAACCTTGCCACCCACAACAGCACGGCGGCCTGGACGGGCGACTTCTCCGCGCTCGACGCCGCGCGGGTGACGGTCGACCTGCGTAGCGAGCCCGGCTCGCAGCCGCTGGCGATGCGGCTGGTGCTGTTTGGCCCGGGCTCGACCAGCTTCCGCTGGACCTCAGCGACCCCGGCCGACGTGCCCGCCGACGGCGTCTGGCGGAGCTACGAGTTCTCGCTCGCACAGGAGGCGCTGTCGCTGGTCCAGGGCGTCACAACCTACGAAGCGTTGATGCCCAATGTGTTCCGCGTGATGCTCCGCCACGACCCGGGCGGCGCGTCGGCCGGCGGTCAGGCGGTCACCGCCACGCTCGGCATCGATAACCTGCGGCTCGCGTCGGCTCCGATCGCCGGCGACTACAACGCGGACGGCGCCGTCGACGCGCTCGACTACGCGGCCTGGACCGCCGCCTACGGGACGACCACCCCCTCACCCGCCGACGGCAACGGCGACGGCTCTGTCGACGCCGCCGACTACACCCTCTGGCGCGACGCGTCCGGCGCCGCTGTCGCGACGCACGGCGCGCCCGAGCCCGCCGCCCTCGCACTGCTGGCCTGCAGCTGCCCGGCAATCTGCCGGCGGCGATGA